In Chaetodon trifascialis isolate fChaTrf1 chromosome 6, fChaTrf1.hap1, whole genome shotgun sequence, one DNA window encodes the following:
- the pptc7a gene encoding protein phosphatase PTC7 homolog: protein MLSVLSYGRLVARAVIGGLSQTDSRDYSLVTASCGFGKDFRKGILKKGMCYGDDACFIARHRSADVLGVADGVGGWRDYGVDPSQFSGTLMKTCERLVKEGRFVPSNPVGVLTTSYYELLQNKVPLLGSSTACIVVLDRQSHRLHTANLGDSGFLVVRGGEVVHRSDEQQHYFNTPFQLSIAPPGAEGAVLSDSPDAADSSSFDVQLGDIILTATDGLFDNMPDYMILQELKKLKNTNYESIQQTARSIAEQAHVLAYDPNYMSPFAQFACDNGLNVRGGKPDDITVLLSIVAEYTD, encoded by the exons ATGTTGTCCGTGCTGTCGTACGGTAGACTGGTTGCCAGAGCTGTCATCGGCGGACTTTCTCAGACAGACAGCCGCGACTACAGCCTGGTGACAGCGAGCTGCGGCTTCGGCAAGGATTTCCGCAAAGGTATCCTGAAGAAGGGGATGTGCTATGGGGACGACGCGTGCTTCATCGCCCGACACAGATCCGCTGATGTTTTGG GTGTAGCAGATGGAGTAGGCGGCTGGCGGGACTATGGAGTGGACCCATCGCAGTTTTCAGGTACACTGATGAAGACATGTGAGAGACTGGTGAAGGAAGGACGCTTCGTCCCCAGCAACCCTGTGGGCGTCCTCACAACCAGCTACTATGAGCTACTGCAGAACAAAGTGCCACTACTGG gtAGCAGCACGGCGTGCATTGTGGTTTTGGACCGGCAGAGTCACCGGCTGCACACAGCCAACCTAGGAGACTCAGGCTTTCTGGTGGTCCGTGGAGGGGAGGTGGTCCACCGCTCAGACGAGCAGCAGCACTACTTCAACACGCCCTTCCAGCTGTCCATCGCTCCCCCGGGGGCTGAAGGGGCTGTCCTGAGTGACAG ccCTGACGCAGCAGACAGCTCCTCCTTCGACGTCCAGCTGGGTGACATCATCCTCACCGCCACCGACGGGCTCTTCGACAACATGCCTGACTACATGATCCTGCAAGAGCTGAAGAAACTCAAG AATACAAACTATGAGAGCATCCAGCAGACTGCCCGGAGCATCGCAGAGCAGGCCCACGTACTGGCGTATGACCCCAACTACATGTCGCCTTTCGCACAGTTTGCCTGTGACAACGGACTGAATGTAAGAG GAGGAAAGccagatgacatcacagtgctgctgtccATAGTGGCAGAATACACCGACTAG